One region of Armigeres subalbatus isolate Guangzhou_Male chromosome 3, GZ_Asu_2, whole genome shotgun sequence genomic DNA includes:
- the LOC134219857 gene encoding uncharacterized protein LOC134219857: MSASVAYSLEPYRKGTSFNDWFTRLKYLFRVNNVKEEDKMAFFITMSGPVILAEIKLLFPTGNFEEASLDDIVSKLKNRLDKTDPDLVQRYKFSTRVQNPDESTEDFILNLKLQAEFCGFDNFKGVAILDRLIAGIRDKHLRQRLLGEEALTLANAEKIIATWEVARVNAGTADQSNIGHPGMIAAVNSRSYEQRGVAAARLSQVYDLSRKYQGIRNNEGNTNNRGPVRSRLGFRPAERWQQTNRVGRGNEAVNYRTQNGRRQWVRPNYSQMICNYCGVKGHIRKKCFKLKNLHRDAVNIVDSFKPGPSADRHISELLERMQTRDDEEDDDSDTDMRWKRGNNGAQDADQSL; this comes from the exons ATGAGTGCCAGTGTAGCGTATTCGTTGGAACCCTACCGCAAGGGAACATCCTTTAATGACTGGTTTACCCGGTTGAAGTACCTTTTCCGGGTGAACAATgtaaaagaagaagataaaatGGCATTTTTCATCACCATGAGTGGTCCGGTGATACTTGCCGAGATCAAACTGCTCTTTCCGACAGGCAATTTTGAAGAAGCTTCATTGGACGATATTGTGTCAAAGCTCAAAAACCGCCTGGATAAGACGGACCCTGATTTGGTACAAAGGTACAAATTTAGTACCAGAGTACAAAACCCAGACGAAAGCACGGAagatttcattttgaatttaaagCTTCAAGCTGAATTTTGCGGCTTTGACAACTTTAAGGGGGTTGCTATTCTGGATCGGTTGATAGCGGGTATTAGAGACAAACACCTTAGACAACGACTTCTAGGGGAAGAAGCTTTAACTTTGGCAAATGCGGAGAAGATTATTGCCACATGGGAAGTAGCTCGAGTTAACGCAGGTACGGCAGATCAATCAAATATAGGACATCCGGGAATGATAGCTGCAGTGAATTCAAGATCCTATGAACAACGTGGAGTAGCGGCGGCAAGATTGTCTCAAGTTTATGATTTATCTCGAAAATATCAGGGCATTAGGAACAATGAGGGCAACACTAACAACAGGGGACCGGTAAGAAGCCGTTTAGGGTTTAGACCTGCGGAAAGATGGCAGCAGACAAATCGAGTTGGACGCGGAAACGAAGCAGTCAATTATCGTACACAAAATGGACGTCGACAGTGGGTACGACCAAACTATTCCCAGATGATTTGTAACTACTGCGGTGTCAAAGGCCATATCCGGAAGAAgtgtttcaaattaaaaaatttgcATCGGGATGCGGTGAACATAGTCGATTCTTTTAAACCGGGGCCATCGGCAGACAGGCACATTTCAGAGTTGCTAGAAAGGATGCAGACCAGAGACGATGAAGAGGATGATGATAGCGACACAG ATATGCGTTGGAAGCGCGGAAACAATGGCGCACAGGACGCAGATCAGAGTCTGTAA